In Glandiceps talaboti chromosome 14, keGlaTala1.1, whole genome shotgun sequence, a single genomic region encodes these proteins:
- the LOC144445767 gene encoding tetraspanin-18B-like encodes MAAFCVKALLFVINFVLWLIGSGLIGCTIYILVSEPGTLPYAELELIAGARALCYCVIALGALLFILGFLGCIGGVAEKKGMLKAYMGLLTTLFMGEVGMAVLIWLMESQVRLWQFVNINCL; translated from the exons ATGGCCGCGTTTTGTGTGAAGGCGCTGCTATTTGTAATCAACTTCGTTTTATGG TTGATAGGAAGTGGTTTGATTGGTTGTACTATTTACATATTGGTATCGGAGCCAGGTACATTGCCCTATGCTGAATTAGAGCTTATTGCAGGTGCCAGG GCATTATGTTACTGTGTCATAGCGTTGGGAGCCTTACTCTTCATTCTAG GCTTTTTGGGTTGCATTGGAGGAGTAGCAGAAAAGAAGGGCATGTTGAAAGCG TACATGGGATTATTAACAACGTTGTTCATGGGAGAAGTTGGAATGGCTGTTCTTATTTGGCTTATGGAATCTCAGGTAAGGCTATGGCAATTTGTAAACATTAATTGTTTGTAG
- the LOC144445964 gene encoding uncharacterized protein LOC144445964 isoform X2, translating into MDDRDRNRDLAEIHVVIGDNVHNVQIGNNNQIGDAPPGEDDGLDDASLGGKLGKNDYAEYQGEANTLSSISAMGGEVYDRMDARQKSPLARNVEEHRLRCNDKVFTAIENNDIYNMSEYLKIADYMATKNGLTYLHYLALYDRPEMVASLYALGNFGRLLKVRVGRESNLDDIVGKSSTEIAKRMKHKTLSKIIKRHIEYEKSLSGLHIAARDGDVEKITEICKADHAEESVDIRGSIGNTPFYCACVSGKLDAVKTLLTYGANINCKNKWGDTVLHRSARWGQYEIVKFLLEHSTKDVDSTNVEGSTPLHMAAQYGSIPTVLKLLEFGANPRTRNVKKMWLPSDYAKDGKHARVFDILKEAEGD; encoded by the exons ATGGATGATCGTGACAGGAACCGAGATCTCGCAG AAATCCATGTTGTAATCGGCGACAACGTGCACAACGTGCAGATTGGTAACAATAACCAGATAGGAGATGCACCCCCTGGTGAAGATGATGGTTTGGATGACGCCTCTTTGGGTGGTAAACTCGGTAAAAATGACTACGCAGAATATCAAGGCGAGGCAAACACATTATCGAGTATTAGTGCAATGGGTGGAGAAGTATACGATCGAATGG ATGCCAGACAGAAGTCTCCATTAGCTAGGAATGTAGAGGAACACAGACTACGATGTAATGATAAAGTATTCACAGCTatagaaaataatgacatttacaaCATGTCCGAATATCTAAAAATAGCAGATTACATGGCAACCAAAAATGGATTAACATATCTCCATTACTTGGCTTTGTATGACAGGCCTGAAATGGTAGCATCTCTTTATGCTCTAGGCAATTTCGGTCGTTTGTTGAAAGTTCGTGTTGGACGCGAATCGAATCTTGACGACATTGTCGGAAAATCGTCCACCGAGATAGCAAAACGAATGAAACACAAAACACTTAGCAAGATTATCAAACGTCATATTGAATACGAAAAGAGTTTGAGTGGTCTGCATATCGCAGCGAGGGACGGGGATGTCGAAAAAATCACAGAGATTTGTAAAGCAGATCATGCTGAAGAAAGCGTTGACATTCGTGGATCCATTGGCAACACACCATTTTATTGCGCGTGTGTCAGTGGTAAACTCGACGCAGTTAAAACGTTACTTACTTACGGCGCAAATATTAATTGCAAGAATAAATGGGGAGACACGGTGCTTCATCGCTCCGCAAGGTGGGGACAGTACGAAATTGTCAAGTTCCTTCTAGAACATAGCACAAAGGATGTGGACTCGACAAACGTTGAGGGCAGTACGCCATTACATATGGCAGCCCAATATGGAAGTATACCCACAGTTTTAAAGTTATTAGAATTTGGCGCTAACCCAAGAACCAGAAATGTAAAGAAGATGTGGTTACCCTCTGATTACGCAAAAGATGGAAAACATGCCCGTGTTTTCGACATACTGAAAGAGGCCGAAGGGGATTGA
- the LOC144445964 gene encoding uncharacterized protein LOC144445964 isoform X1, translating into MDDRDRNRDLAAVSESTVKEFDATRALGKEVSFHRQKLEQIADDVKKILEAQPKIHVVIGDNVHNVQIGNNNQIGDAPPGEDDGLDDASLGGKLGKNDYAEYQGEANTLSSISAMGGEVYDRMDARQKSPLARNVEEHRLRCNDKVFTAIENNDIYNMSEYLKIADYMATKNGLTYLHYLALYDRPEMVASLYALGNFGRLLKVRVGRESNLDDIVGKSSTEIAKRMKHKTLSKIIKRHIEYEKSLSGLHIAARDGDVEKITEICKADHAEESVDIRGSIGNTPFYCACVSGKLDAVKTLLTYGANINCKNKWGDTVLHRSARWGQYEIVKFLLEHSTKDVDSTNVEGSTPLHMAAQYGSIPTVLKLLEFGANPRTRNVKKMWLPSDYAKDGKHARVFDILKEAEGD; encoded by the exons ATGGATGATCGTGACAGGAACCGAGATCTCGCAG CTGTTTCCGAGTCAACAGTCAAAGAGTTTGACGCCACCCGGGCCCTCGGGAAAGAGGTATCGTTTCATCGACAAAAACTTGAGCAGATCGCTGATGACGTCAAGAAAATACTTGAGGCACAGCCAA AAATCCATGTTGTAATCGGCGACAACGTGCACAACGTGCAGATTGGTAACAATAACCAGATAGGAGATGCACCCCCTGGTGAAGATGATGGTTTGGATGACGCCTCTTTGGGTGGTAAACTCGGTAAAAATGACTACGCAGAATATCAAGGCGAGGCAAACACATTATCGAGTATTAGTGCAATGGGTGGAGAAGTATACGATCGAATGG ATGCCAGACAGAAGTCTCCATTAGCTAGGAATGTAGAGGAACACAGACTACGATGTAATGATAAAGTATTCACAGCTatagaaaataatgacatttacaaCATGTCCGAATATCTAAAAATAGCAGATTACATGGCAACCAAAAATGGATTAACATATCTCCATTACTTGGCTTTGTATGACAGGCCTGAAATGGTAGCATCTCTTTATGCTCTAGGCAATTTCGGTCGTTTGTTGAAAGTTCGTGTTGGACGCGAATCGAATCTTGACGACATTGTCGGAAAATCGTCCACCGAGATAGCAAAACGAATGAAACACAAAACACTTAGCAAGATTATCAAACGTCATATTGAATACGAAAAGAGTTTGAGTGGTCTGCATATCGCAGCGAGGGACGGGGATGTCGAAAAAATCACAGAGATTTGTAAAGCAGATCATGCTGAAGAAAGCGTTGACATTCGTGGATCCATTGGCAACACACCATTTTATTGCGCGTGTGTCAGTGGTAAACTCGACGCAGTTAAAACGTTACTTACTTACGGCGCAAATATTAATTGCAAGAATAAATGGGGAGACACGGTGCTTCATCGCTCCGCAAGGTGGGGACAGTACGAAATTGTCAAGTTCCTTCTAGAACATAGCACAAAGGATGTGGACTCGACAAACGTTGAGGGCAGTACGCCATTACATATGGCAGCCCAATATGGAAGTATACCCACAGTTTTAAAGTTATTAGAATTTGGCGCTAACCCAAGAACCAGAAATGTAAAGAAGATGTGGTTACCCTCTGATTACGCAAAAGATGGAAAACATGCCCGTGTTTTCGACATACTGAAAGAGGCCGAAGGGGATTGA
- the LOC144445453 gene encoding transcription elongation factor A protein 2-like: MPGTEEEVVRIGKQLEKMASNSSEHGNALDLLKALKELPMTLEVLQKTRIGMSVNSLRKQSSNDDVISLAKSLIKSWKKLLPAQSSSKSSKDSQDSVRDSPDTSSQDANTSKDSGNGNNSSKPTATITPLPKTNDSVREKCREMLTNALKTPVEDVDVSEFGDPQDIAAAIEDCVFTEFTNTDMKYKNRIRSRVANLKDSRNPGLRQKVLTGSITPEVIAVMTAEEMANDDMKKLRKDLTKEAIREAQMATTGGTKTGLLKCGKCKKRNCTYNQVQTRSADEPMTTFVFCNECGNRWKFC, translated from the exons ATGCCCGGTACCGAAGAAGAAGTTGTACGCATTGGCAAGCAGCTTGAAAAAATGGCATCAAATAGCAGC GAGCACGGTAATGCCCTAGATCTATTGAAGGCACTGAAAGAATTACCGATGACCCTTGAAGTTTTGCAG AAAACCAGAATTGGTATGTCAGTTAATTCATTACGTAAACAGAGTAgcaatgatgatgtcattagtCTGGCTAAGTCTCTCATAAAAAGCTGGAAGAAACTTTTACCTG CTCAGTCATCCAGTAAGAGCAGCAAAGACAGCCAGGACTCTGTACGAGATTCGCCTGATACAAGTTCACAAGATGCAAACACTTCAAAAGATTCAGGAAATGGCAATAATAGTTCAAAACCTACAGCTACCATTACCCCTCTGCCAAAGACAAATGACTCAGTTCGGGAAAAATGTCGAGAAATGCTAACAAATGCCCTCAAAACTCCAG TGGAAGACGTTGATGTTTCAGAATTTGGTGATCCTCAAGACATAGCTGCTGCCATAGAAGATT GTGTATTCACAGagtttacaaacacagacatgaaATACAAGAACAGAATAAGAAGTCGAGTTGCAAATCTTAAAGACAGCAGAAATCCCGGCCTTAGACAAAAAGTACTAACAGGATCTATTACACCAGAAGTAATAGCTGTCATGACCGCTGAA GAAATGGCCAATGATGATATGAAGAAGCTAAGGAAAGACCTCACAAAAGAAGCCATTAGAGAGGCCCAAATGGCAACAACAGGCGGAACAAAAACAGGCCTACTTAAGTGTGGAAAATGTAAAAAGAGAAATTGTACATATAACCAG GTACAAACTCGTAGTGCTGATGAACCAATGACTACCTTTGTGTTTTGTAATGAGTGTGGTAATCGATGGAAG TTTTGCTGA